Proteins from a genomic interval of Spiroplasma endosymbiont of Lonchoptera lutea:
- a CDS encoding UPF0236 family transposase-like protein, whose amino-acid sequence MLKINNNVKTTENKHWLSLFTTHKNMYTNKCEQLANEYEKLDEYLYKYHYRLKQGYKVVHFAIRTIITIFGEVIFKRRRYKYWNQKSGKFEYVCLLDKEIGLLPKQRIYFDIQFKVLSLLGDGKRYRDVLDVLNHCYISKASISNILNKYDIAEYFQLAEKETKTRIDVKNKDLYIQLDETFLATLDQKVKQDQRIRLVTFHTGHKEKNYKNARRELENMDRLQ is encoded by the coding sequence ATGTTAAAAATTAATAATAATGTAAAAACCACAGAAAACAAGCATTGATTAAGTTTATTTACAACCCATAAAAATATGTATACCAATAAATGCGAACAATTAGCTAATGAATATGAAAAATTAGATGAATACTTATATAAATATCATTATCGCTTAAAACAAGGTTATAAAGTAGTTCATTTTGCAATAAGAACAATTATTACAATTTTTGGTGAAGTTATTTTTAAACGACGCCGATATAAATATTGAAATCAAAAATCAGGTAAATTTGAATATGTATGTTTATTAGATAAAGAAATTGGTCTATTACCTAAACAACGCATTTATTTTGATATCCAATTTAAAGTTTTAAGTCTTTTAGGTGATGGTAAACGCTATCGTGATGTTTTAGATGTTCTAAATCATTGTTATATTTCAAAAGCTAGTATTTCAAATATTTTAAATAAATATGATATTGCCGAATATTTTCAACTAGCAGAAAAAGAAACTAAAACTAGAATTGATGTCAAAAATAAGGACTTATATATTCAACTAGATGAGACATTTTTAGCGACATTAGATCAGAAAGTTAAACAAGACCAAAGAATTCGTTTAGTTACTTTTCATACAGGACATAAAGAAAAAAATTACAAAAATGCTCGTAGAGAGTTAGAAAATATGGATAGGCTACAATAA
- a CDS encoding IS3 family transposase (programmed frameshift) yields MGNKTSYSEEFKKQIVMLYKNDKSVINLGKEYNLPKPTIYSWIKNYNNSGSFKAKNNRTVEENELIYLRKENQQLRMENDIFKASSTDNREKITIINNNKNKYSVRKICKILGLLKSTYYYQTNKCTKFDVNNYKQEVISAFNKSRKIYGARKIKAVLIRKNIILSRRKIRFIMIKNNLVSKYTKLKYCNHKKTVNNDEINNVLNRQFNDKKPNEVVVSDLTYVQVGTKWHYICLLIDLFNREVIGYSAGPNKTAELVQQAFHKITRPLNKITLFHTDRGNEFKNKIIDEILITFKIKRSLSSKGCPYDNAVAEATYKTFKTEFINGKKFANLTQLKCELFDFVNWYNNIRIHGSLNYLTPVEFRKYQST; encoded by the exons ATGGGAAATAAAACCTCATACTCTGAAGAATTTAAAAAACAAATTGTAATGCTATACAAAAATGACAAAAGTGTTATTAATTTAGGGAAAGAATATAATTTACCAAAACCAACTATTTATAGTTGAATTAAAAATTATAATAATTCTGGGTCATTTAAAGCAAAAAATAATCGCACTGTCGAAGAAAATGAATTAATTTACTTGCGAAAAGAAAACCAACAATTACGAATGGAAAATGACATTT TTAAAGCAAGCAGCACTGATAATCGGGAAAAAATAACAATAATTAATAACAACAAAAATAAATATTCAGTGAGGAAAATATGTAAGATTTTAGGTTTACTAAAATCAACATATTATTATCAAACTAATAAATGCACCAAGTTTGATGTTAATAATTATAAACAAGAAGTTATCAGTGCATTTAATAAAAGTCGCAAGATTTATGGTGCTCGTAAAATTAAAGCTGTTTTAATAAGAAAAAATATCATTTTATCACGACGAAAAATCCGATTCATTATGATCAAAAATAATTTGGTTTCTAAATACACCAAGTTAAAATATTGTAATCATAAAAAAACAGTTAATAATGACGAAATTAATAATGTTTTAAATCGTCAATTTAATGACAAAAAACCAAATGAAGTTGTTGTTAGTGATTTAACATATGTTCAAGTTGGCACTAAATGACATTATATTTGTTTATTAATTGACTTGTTTAATCGCGAAGTAATTGGCTATAGTGCTGGACCAAATAAAACTGCTGAATTAGTTCAACAAGCTTTTCACAAGATAACACGACCATTAAATAAAATAACTTTATTTCATACTGATCGTGGTAATGAGTTTAAAAATAAAATTATTGATGAAATTTTAATAACCTTTAAAATTAAAAGATCATTAAGCTCCAAAGGATGCCCATATGATAATGCTGTTGCTGAAGCAACTTACAAAACCTTTAAAACCGAATTTATTAACGGTAAAAAATTTGCAAACTTAACACAACTAAAATGCGAACTATTTGATTTTGTTAATTGATATAACAATATTCGAATTCATGGCAGTTTAAATTATTTAACTCCCGTTGAATTTAGAAAATACCAGTCTACATAA
- a CDS encoding IS30 family transposase: MYKYLTIESIIAIKEYKSYGFSIRKIAKAIDYSKSTVHRVCKLLNQNLLPLEILNQVQKNKQNAGRKLIILTLTEINTINHLLITKNYALDIIADFLKKNKIKNISTKTLYNMFKTNRMGFDERNLIIPNIKNIQEFGHLEGDTIVGKDHKSSIITLADIWSKTTIPLKTKNHKAESITQSIIKFISKLIPGTIKTITFDRGKEFSKWKLIEKNCNVKIYFADAGKPCQRGLNENNNGILRRYLPKSTDLSSYKQKDLNSIAFQINSTPRKSLSYKRPIDLIQLF; this comes from the coding sequence ATGTATAAGTATCTGACTATTGAATCAATAATAGCAATAAAAGAATATAAAAGTTATGGATTTTCTATTCGTAAAATAGCAAAAGCAATTGATTATAGTAAATCAACTGTACACAGAGTTTGTAAATTATTAAATCAAAACTTATTACCATTAGAAATATTGAATCAAGTTCAAAAAAATAAACAAAATGCAGGTAGAAAATTAATAATTTTAACTTTAACAGAAATTAATACTATCAATCATTTGTTAATTACTAAAAATTATGCTCTTGATATAATTGCTGATTTTTTAAAGAAAAATAAAATAAAAAATATTTCAACAAAAACTTTATATAACATGTTTAAAACAAATCGAATGGGTTTTGATGAAAGAAATTTAATCATTCCAAATATTAAAAATATACAAGAATTTGGCCATTTAGAGGGAGATACTATCGTTGGTAAAGATCATAAAAGTTCTATTATTACTTTAGCTGATATATGATCAAAAACCACAATTCCTTTGAAAACTAAAAATCATAAAGCAGAAAGTATTACACAAAGTATAATAAAATTTATTTCAAAATTAATACCAGGAACAATTAAAACTATTACTTTTGATCGTGGTAAAGAATTTAGTAAATGAAAATTAATTGAAAAAAATTGTAATGTTAAAATTTATTTTGCAGATGCCGGTAAACCTTGTCAAAGAGGTTTAAATGAGAACAATAATGGTATTTTAAGAAGATATTTACCAAAATCTACTGATTTATCTTCATATAAACAAAAAGACTTAAATTCTATAGCATTTCAAATTAATTCTACACCCAGAAAATCATTATCTTATAAAAGACCAATAGATTTAATACAATTATTTTAA
- a CDS encoding UPF0236 family transposase-like protein has product MLKVGKRINTMGYRDLLIRELQKHYVNINYDKIIFCGDGATWIREIANSFGNVRYILDSYHAIKKLKQTAFNIIFENRKVTLNSWIKLYKDGNHQELIKNIRNIAKNELNKDIKTNLRKASNYFSNNKHGIHHQNLEWNIGCSIESDVSHLVKQQLGYGAKIYNHKNLNNLLHLRMANLNKLNVLHYINENINSEIEIRKEIYKSSLWNKYNNKNDEKFNNMIKW; this is encoded by the coding sequence ATGTTAAAAGTTGGTAAACGAATAAATACGATGGGTTATCGTGATTTATTAATTAGAGAATTACAAAAACATTATGTGAATATTAATTATGACAAAATAATTTTTTGTGGTGATGGTGCTACTTGAATTAGAGAAATTGCCAATAGTTTTGGTAATGTTAGATACATTTTAGATAGTTATCATGCTATTAAAAAATTAAAACAAACTGCATTTAATATTATTTTTGAAAATCGCAAAGTAACACTAAATAGCTGAATTAAATTATATAAGGATGGAAATCATCAAGAATTAATAAAAAACATTCGTAATATTGCTAAAAATGAATTAAATAAAGATATTAAAACAAATTTAAGAAAGGCGAGTAATTATTTCAGTAATAATAAACATGGTATTCATCATCAAAATTTAGAATGAAATATTGGTTGTAGCATTGAAAGTGATGTGTCACATTTGGTAAAACAACAATTAGGATATGGGGCAAAAATATATAATCATAAGAATTTAAATAACCTATTACATTTAAGAATGGCAAATTTAAACAAATTAAATGTATTACATTACATTAATGAAAATATTAATTCAGAAATAGAAATCAGAAAAGAAATATATAAAAGTTCATTATGAAATAAATATAATAATAAAAATGATGAAAAATTCAATAATATGATAAAATGGTAA
- a CDS encoding IS3 family transposase, producing the protein MSFLIILHFRLLKSTYYYQTNKCTKFDVNNYEQEVISAFNKSRKIYGARKIKAVLIRKNIILSRRKIRFIMIKNNLVSKYTKLKYCNHKKTVNNDEINNVLNRQFNDKKPNEVVVSDLTYVQVGTKWHYICLLIDLFNREVIGYSAGPNKTAELVQQAFHKITRPLNKITLFHTDRGNEFKNKIIDEILITFKIKRSLSSKGCPYDNAVAEATYKTFKTEFINGKKFANLTQLKCELFDFVNWYNNIRIHGSLNYLTPVEFRKYQST; encoded by the coding sequence GTGTCCTTTTTAATAATTTTACATTTCAGGTTACTAAAATCAACATATTATTATCAAACTAATAAATGCACCAAGTTTGATGTTAATAATTATGAACAAGAAGTTATCAGTGCATTTAATAAAAGTCGCAAGATTTATGGTGCTCGTAAAATTAAAGCTGTTTTAATAAGAAAAAATATCATTTTATCACGACGAAAAATCCGATTCATTATGATCAAAAATAATTTGGTTTCTAAATACACCAAGTTAAAATATTGTAATCATAAAAAAACAGTTAATAATGACGAAATTAATAATGTTTTAAATCGTCAATTTAATGACAAAAAACCAAATGAAGTTGTTGTTAGTGATTTAACATATGTTCAAGTTGGCACTAAATGACATTATATTTGTTTATTAATTGACTTGTTTAATCGCGAAGTAATTGGCTATAGTGCTGGACCAAATAAAACTGCTGAATTAGTTCAACAAGCTTTTCACAAGATAACACGACCATTAAATAAAATAACTTTATTTCATACTGATCGTGGTAATGAGTTTAAAAATAAAATTATTGATGAAATTTTAATAACCTTTAAAATTAAAAGATCATTAAGCTCCAAAGGATGCCCATATGATAATGCTGTTGCTGAAGCAACTTACAAAACCTTTAAAACCGAATTTATTAACGGTAAAAAATTTGCAAACTTAACACAACTAAAATGCGAACTATTTGATTTTGTTAATTGATATAACAATATTCGAATTCATGGCAGTTTAAATTATTTAACTCCCGTTGAATTTAGAAAATACCAGTCTACATAA
- a CDS encoding PTS sugar transporter subunit IIA, whose product MFSFGNFFKKKQIEILSPVDGEVINITDVDDEVFNEKMLGDGVALIPAANEFYAPFAGTITSIFPTNHAYGMDWQPFLGHFLCRLVFSKFNGS is encoded by the coding sequence ATGTTTAGTTTTGGTAATTTTTTTAAAAAAAAGCAAATTGAAATTTTATCACCAGTAGATGGTGAAGTAATTAATATTACTGATGTTGATGATGAGGTGTTTAATGAAAAGATGTTAGGTGATGGTGTCGCATTAATTCCTGCTGCTAATGAGTTTTATGCACCGTTTGCAGGTACGATAACTTCAATATTTCCTACGAATCATGCTTATGGAATGGATTGGCAACCCTTTTTAGGACACTTTTTATGTAGACTGGTATTTTCTAAATTCAACGGGAGTTAA
- a CDS encoding transposase, with the protein MGNKTSYSEEFKKQIVMLYKNDKSVINLGKEYNLPKPTIYSWIKNYNNSGSFKAKDNRTVEENELIYLRKENQQLRMENDILKQAALIIGKK; encoded by the coding sequence ATGGGAAATAAAACCTCATACTCTGAAGAATTTAAAAAACAAATTGTAATGCTATACAAAAATGACAAAAGTGTTATTAATTTAGGGAAAGAATATAATTTACCAAAACCAACTATTTATAGTTGAATTAAAAATTATAATAATTCTGGGTCATTTAAAGCAAAAGATAATCGCACTGTCGAAGAAAATGAATTAATTTACTTGCGAAAAGAAAACCAACAATTACGAATGGAAAATGACATTTTAAAGCAAGCAGCACTGATAATCGGGAAAAAATAA
- a CDS encoding TrkA family potassium uptake protein yields the protein MAAKEFCIIGLGNFGTAVAETLASMNHNVIVIDQDNSKIRKITGNFANINGYELDATDLEALESIGIKNINDIIIAIGSNIQSSVLVAVNLKELETSNIIAKAINNPHEKILRAIGINQIVKPDISSGRQTALKALWGLEVDIKDVDGEFSISLVEATNKIILGKPLEEIKLINNKRVNIIHIKHNKKIILPDADTILSYGDEVLFIAKNKYIQEIHEYITGAKETEDI from the coding sequence ATGGCAGCAAAAGAATTTTGTATAATTGGTTTAGGTAATTTCGGCACAGCAGTTGCAGAAACATTAGCATCAATGAACCACAATGTCATTGTTATTGATCAAGATAATAGTAAAATCAGAAAAATTACGGGAAATTTTGCTAACATTAACGGCTACGAATTAGATGCCACTGACTTAGAAGCATTAGAAAGTATTGGAATTAAAAATATTAATGACATTATTATTGCTATCGGTAGCAATATTCAATCATCAGTTCTAGTAGCTGTTAACCTAAAAGAATTAGAAACCAGCAATATCATTGCTAAAGCTATTAATAATCCTCATGAAAAGATTTTACGAGCAATTGGGATTAATCAAATTGTCAAACCCGATATTTCCTCAGGAAGACAAACTGCCCTAAAAGCCCTATGAGGTCTAGAAGTTGACATTAAAGATGTTGATGGTGAATTTAGCATTAGTTTAGTTGAAGCCACAAATAAAATTATCTTAGGAAAACCCCTTGAAGAAATCAAACTAATTAACAACAAAAGAGTTAACATTATTCACATTAAACACAACAAAAAAATTATCTTGCCCGATGCCGATACCATTCTTAGCTACGGCGACGAAGTTCTATTCATTGCTAAAAACAAATACATCCAAGAAATTCACGAATACATTACGGGAGCAAAAGAAACCGAAGATATTTAA
- a CDS encoding IS30 family transposase, translated as MYKYLTIESIIAIKEYKSYGFSIRKIAKAIDYSKSTVHRVCKLLNQNLLPLEILNQVQKNKQNAGRKLIILTLTEINTINHLLITKNYALNIIADFLKKNKIKNISTKTLYNMFKTNRMGFDEKNLLRKGKNKPHKQKETRGRINNCKSIHERNLIIPNIKNIQEFGHLEVDTIVGKDHKSSIITLADIWSKTTIPLKTKNHKAESITQSIIKFISKLIPGTIKTITFDRGKEFSKWKLIEKNCNVKIYFADAGKPCQRGLNENNNGILRRYLPKSTDLSSYKQKDLNSIAFQINSTPRKSLSYKRPIDLIQLF; from the coding sequence ATGTATAAGTATCTGACTATTGAATCAATAATAGCAATAAAAGAATATAAAAGTTATGGATTTTCTATTCGTAAAATAGCAAAAGCAATTGATTATAGTAAATCAACTGTACACAGAGTTTGTAAATTATTAAATCAAAACTTATTACCATTAGAAATATTGAATCAAGTTCAAAAAAATAAACAAAATGCAGGTAGAAAATTAATAATTTTAACTTTAACAGAAATTAATACTATCAATCATTTGTTAATTACTAAAAATTATGCTCTTAATATAATTGCTGATTTTTTAAAGAAAAATAAAATAAAAAATATTTCAACAAAAACTTTATATAACATGTTTAAAACAAATCGAATGGGTTTTGATGAAAAAAATTTATTGAGAAAAGGCAAAAATAAACCTCATAAACAAAAAGAAACTAGGGGCAGAATTAATAATTGTAAATCTATTCATGAAAGAAATTTAATCATTCCAAATATTAAAAATATACAAGAATTTGGCCATTTAGAGGTAGATACTATCGTTGGTAAAGATCATAAAAGTTCTATTATTACTTTAGCTGATATATGATCAAAAACCACAATTCCTTTGAAAACTAAAAATCATAAAGCAGAAAGTATTACACAAAGTATAATAAAATTTATTTCAAAATTAATACCAGGAACAATTAAAACTATTACTTTTGATCGTGGTAAAGAATTTAGTAAATGAAAATTAATTGAAAAAAATTGTAATGTTAAAATTTATTTTGCAGATGCCGGAAAACCTTGTCAAAGAGGTTTAAATGAGAACAATAATGGTATTTTAAGAAGATATTTACCAAAATCTACTGATTTATCTTCATATAAACAAAAAGACTTAAATTCTATAGCATTTCAAATTAATTCTACACCCAGAAAATCATTATCTTATAAAAGACCAATAGATTTAATACAATTATTTTAA
- a CDS encoding IS30 family transposase — protein sequence MGYKHLGIDERIYIENQLKFKVKISEIAKNLNRSISTINREVNRNKDNNHYFSLIAQNKAENRKQLHVYFHKFKNRELVKYVQQKLLLGWSPEQIYGRIKNFHQEWIISFKTIYNWIYSGLLEKVTSKNLRRKGKKRKSQENRGKFNGKSIKERNVNNRITLGHWEGDTVVSSRGKSKSCLITLVERTSRFTLAILVENRTTKVINKNISHYLSILPNNLVKTITFDRGKEFANWQQLEKNLNVKIYFADAYSPWQRGTNENTNGLIREKFPKKFNFSNITKNAVHKFILSLNQRPRKILNYLSPIEYLVRKII from the coding sequence ATGGGATACAAACATCTTGGCATAGATGAAAGAATTTATATTGAGAATCAATTGAAATTTAAAGTAAAAATTAGTGAAATAGCTAAAAATCTTAATCGAAGTATTAGTACTATTAATCGAGAAGTTAATAGAAATAAAGATAATAATCATTATTTTTCATTAATTGCACAAAATAAAGCAGAAAATAGAAAACAATTACATGTTTATTTTCATAAATTTAAAAATAGAGAATTAGTAAAATATGTACAACAAAAATTATTATTAGGTTGATCGCCTGAACAAATTTATGGCAGAATTAAAAATTTTCATCAAGAATGAATTATTAGTTTTAAAACAATTTACAATTGAATTTATTCTGGATTACTTGAAAAGGTTACTAGTAAAAATTTAAGAAGAAAAGGTAAGAAACGAAAATCTCAAGAAAATCGGGGTAAATTTAATGGTAAATCCATTAAAGAACGAAATGTTAATAATCGCATAACTCTTGGCCATTGAGAAGGTGATACTGTAGTATCATCACGAGGTAAAAGTAAATCATGTTTAATAACTTTAGTTGAAAGAACATCAAGATTTACTTTAGCAATATTAGTTGAAAATAGAACTACTAAAGTTATTAACAAAAATATTAGTCATTATTTATCAATTCTTCCAAATAATCTTGTTAAGACTATAACATTTGATAGGGGTAAAGAATTTGCTAATTGACAACAACTTGAAAAAAATTTAAATGTGAAAATTTATTTTGCTGATGCATATTCACCTTGACAAAGAGGTACTAATGAAAATACTAATGGTTTAATTAGAGAAAAATTTCCTAAAAAATTTAATTTTTCAAACATTACTAAAAATGCAGTTCATAAATTTATATTGTCTTTAAACCAAAGACCAAGAAAAATACTAAATTATCTTTCGCCAATCGAATATTTGGTTAGAAAAATAATTTAG